Proteins found in one Chlamydiota bacterium genomic segment:
- a CDS encoding alpha/beta fold hydrolase produces the protein MKRPMMRLLCVSLLCSAPLQAQQPKPNASPTAAERSISMPALFREKEVTVGAGQWALPGTLTLPAKEEPCCAVVLVHGWGPHNRDESFGPNRPFRDLAWGLASRGIAVLRYEKRTKEHRRTIDRERLTADEETVDDALAAVKLLRETPGIDPKKIYLLGHCFGGTLAPRIAARDEKVAGIIVFAGASRPIEEVLLSRAEYLLSLGGDDPSPGDRAALEGLREQVAKVKDASLSDTTSSADLPQGLPASYWLGLRGYDPPREARRLNIPILVLQGGRDYHVTAADFDRWKKALEGRQNAQFDWYPECNHLFVSGEGMSTPEEYLQRRRTVEGPVLDRIAAWVKAAARGEERPFPK, from the coding sequence ATGAAACGACCGATGATGCGTCTGCTGTGCGTCTCCCTCCTCTGCAGCGCGCCGTTGCAGGCGCAGCAGCCGAAGCCAAACGCGTCTCCGACCGCGGCGGAGCGTTCGATTTCGATGCCCGCCTTGTTCCGCGAGAAGGAGGTGACGGTCGGGGCGGGGCAGTGGGCCCTTCCCGGGACGCTCACCCTCCCCGCGAAGGAGGAGCCGTGCTGCGCCGTGGTGCTCGTGCACGGGTGGGGGCCGCACAACCGCGACGAAAGCTTCGGTCCCAACAGGCCGTTTCGCGACCTCGCGTGGGGGCTCGCCTCGCGGGGCATCGCGGTCCTCCGCTACGAGAAGAGGACGAAGGAGCACCGGCGCACGATCGACCGGGAACGTCTCACCGCGGATGAGGAAACGGTGGATGACGCCCTCGCGGCGGTGAAGCTCCTGCGCGAAACGCCCGGGATCGACCCGAAGAAGATATACCTGCTCGGGCACTGTTTCGGGGGGACGCTCGCCCCGAGGATCGCCGCGCGCGACGAGAAGGTCGCGGGGATTATCGTCTTCGCGGGCGCGAGCAGGCCGATCGAGGAGGTGCTGCTCTCCCGCGCGGAGTACCTTCTCTCCCTGGGGGGGGATGACCCGTCACCGGGCGACAGAGCCGCGTTGGAGGGGCTCCGGGAGCAGGTCGCGAAGGTGAAGGACGCATCGCTCTCGGATACGACCTCTTCCGCCGACCTGCCCCAGGGGCTCCCCGCCTCATACTGGCTCGGTCTCCGCGGCTACGATCCCCCGAGGGAGGCGAGGAGATTGAATATCCCGATCCTGGTCCTCCAGGGCGGGAGGGATTACCACGTGACCGCCGCGGATTTCGATAGGTGGAAGAAGGCGCTCGAGGGGCGGCAGAACGCGCAGTTCGATTGGTACCCTGAGTGCAATCACCTGTTCGTCTCGGGGGAGGGGATGAGCACCCCCGAGGAGTACCTCCAGCGCCGGAGGACGGTCGAGGGGCCCGTGCTCGACCGGATTGCCGCGTGGGTCAAGGCGGCCGCCCGCGGGGAGGAGCGGCCGTTTCCCAAATGA
- a CDS encoding A/G-specific adenine glycosylase, with translation MVATKMRGLSPAQVRAFRRRVRRHYARHGRLFPWRDAPLPYRVLVSEVMLQQTQVDRVAERFPGFIASFPDFPSLARAPLRRLLAAWSGLGYNRRALALKETAARIVAGPGGALPPSPEELRLLPGIGRATAASIAAFAFNAPVVFVETNIRAAFIHEFFPARRTVADRELLPLVRQTLDRRNPREWYNALMDYGAMLKRRHGNPARRSAHHRGQPPFAGSDRELRGRLLRLMLAEGAAVARLLAVRLGEDVPRVKKILGGLRRDGLVAQRGARWSIA, from the coding sequence ATGGTGGCGACGAAGATGCGGGGCCTTTCCCCGGCCCAGGTACGCGCCTTCAGGCGGCGCGTCCGCCGCCACTACGCGCGGCATGGGCGTCTGTTCCCCTGGCGCGACGCGCCCCTCCCGTATCGGGTGCTCGTGTCGGAGGTGATGCTTCAGCAGACGCAGGTCGACCGCGTCGCGGAGAGGTTCCCCGGCTTCATTGCCTCCTTTCCCGACTTCCCCTCGCTCGCGCGCGCCCCTCTGCGGCGGCTGCTCGCGGCCTGGAGCGGTCTCGGGTACAACCGGCGCGCCCTCGCCCTGAAGGAGACCGCCGCGCGCATCGTCGCGGGGCCCGGCGGCGCGCTGCCGCCTTCCCCGGAGGAGTTGCGCCTCCTCCCCGGGATCGGGCGGGCGACCGCCGCCTCGATCGCGGCGTTCGCCTTCAACGCCCCCGTCGTGTTCGTGGAGACGAATATCAGGGCGGCGTTCATACACGAATTCTTTCCGGCGCGGCGGACCGTGGCCGACCGCGAGCTGCTGCCCCTCGTCAGGCAAACGCTCGACAGGCGGAACCCGCGGGAATGGTACAACGCCCTCATGGACTACGGGGCGATGCTCAAGAGACGGCACGGCAACCCGGCGCGGCGGAGCGCGCACCACCGGGGGCAGCCACCCTTCGCGGGATCCGACCGGGAACTGCGGGGGCGTCTGCTCCGCCTGATGCTGGCGGAGGGGGCGGCGGTCGCGCGCCTCCTCGCCGTCCGCCTCGGCGAGGACGTTCCGCGGGTGAAAAAAATCCTCGGAGGGCTCAGGCGCGACGGCCTGGTGGCGCAGCGGGGCGCACGCTGGTCGATCGCCTGA
- the adhP gene encoding alcohol dehydrogenase AdhP yields the protein MKKTMRAALVREFGKPLSIEEVPVPSPGPGELLIRVVASGVCHTDLHAADGDWPVKPSLPFIPGHEGTGTVAALGHGVKCPSVGTRVGVPWLYRACGACDYCLTGWETLCESQKNTGYSVNGAYAEYLVAPAAYACPLPTALDLVQAAPILCAGVTTYKGLKETEARPGEWVVISGIGGLGHLAVQYARAMGLHVAAVDIADEKLALARELGAEVAVDARRGEAVEEIQALTGGAHGVLITAVSPPAFRQGVGMLRKGGTCVLVGLPPGEFPLPIFDIVLKRLTVRGSIVGTRKDLREALRFAAEGKVRCAVETAPIEAVNDIFGRLRRGEVRGRIVLTPGA from the coding sequence ATGAAGAAAACCATGCGGGCGGCGCTGGTGCGCGAGTTCGGGAAGCCGCTCTCGATCGAGGAGGTCCCGGTTCCCTCGCCGGGGCCGGGGGAGCTGCTCATCCGTGTCGTCGCGAGCGGGGTCTGCCACACGGATTTGCACGCCGCCGACGGGGACTGGCCGGTGAAGCCGTCGCTCCCGTTCATCCCGGGGCACGAGGGGACGGGGACCGTGGCCGCGCTCGGGCACGGGGTGAAGTGTCCGTCGGTCGGCACGCGGGTCGGCGTCCCCTGGCTTTACCGCGCCTGCGGGGCGTGCGACTACTGCCTGACCGGCTGGGAGACGCTCTGCGAGTCTCAAAAGAACACCGGCTACTCCGTCAACGGCGCCTACGCGGAGTACCTTGTCGCCCCCGCGGCCTACGCGTGCCCCCTGCCGACGGCGCTCGATCTCGTCCAGGCCGCGCCGATCCTCTGCGCGGGGGTGACGACCTACAAGGGGCTCAAGGAGACGGAGGCGCGGCCGGGGGAGTGGGTCGTGATATCGGGCATCGGCGGCCTCGGCCACCTCGCGGTCCAGTACGCGCGGGCAATGGGGTTGCACGTGGCGGCGGTGGATATCGCGGACGAGAAGCTCGCCCTCGCACGGGAACTCGGGGCCGAGGTCGCCGTCGACGCGCGGCGCGGGGAGGCGGTTGAGGAGATCCAGGCGCTGACCGGAGGGGCGCACGGGGTGCTCATCACCGCCGTGTCGCCGCCGGCGTTCCGCCAGGGGGTGGGGATGCTCAGGAAGGGCGGGACCTGCGTGCTCGTGGGGTTGCCCCCGGGCGAGTTCCCGCTCCCGATCTTCGATATCGTGCTGAAGCGCCTCACGGTCAGGGGATCGATCGTGGGTACGCGGAAGGACCTGCGTGAGGCCCTCAGGTTCGCCGCGGAGGGGAAGGTGCGCTGCGCCGTCGAGACCGCGCCGATCGAGGCCGTGAACGATATCTTCGGCCGTCTCCGTCGCGGGGAGGTGCGCGGCCGGATCGTCCTCACCCCGGGTGCGTGA
- a CDS encoding tetratricopeptide repeat protein: MRRHTLGLAGALCAVLCAGPASPQGGAAGVSPPGGESFRFAVVGDSQPHNAYALPNKVYGMILDRVNKLGVDFVLHVGDVVEGYCNLGTFKRQLTEFIDSSRKLKVPCYIAFGNHDMSVPQGRGDLSRMLGQPFYQSFHHKGAYFVLLNTSMLDPDRHGVLSEEQFQWLSKMLAENKDKKPIFVCLHHPVFSREPIADSRRLHSLLLRHGVAGVFSGHEHLYRAEEHDGIRYYVTGGGGGPLFLEDDGGIYHFLLVTVEDGNWRVDLQKVDGGTGGVFRVGGELQSPLVMKTIKEQTGGIGAADGAGTTSSGEDADLRAGALRLQAGEYEAAVDACRRALIPDPANIPALQTLALARILQNRERWEAYPYLHTRKSFGELKELNDIFTTLLSLESNGSSRAQALNNYAVMLYLGGLAPAEAIEQYLNDAIASDPTLPEPHVNLGNIQWQGQRVGPAGLSYLRALKLDPGCSAAKHNLATILVLDGKIDEGIDVYRELVAQDPSNYKVLNSLADAYLHRYQADPARTRDLLLARDTLRESLRIKPSQTMAGVMLRKIAKDQPEFHETVGIR, translated from the coding sequence ATGCGCCGTCATACGCTCGGGCTCGCGGGCGCGCTCTGCGCTGTCCTCTGCGCCGGGCCCGCCTCCCCGCAGGGGGGGGCGGCCGGCGTGTCCCCGCCCGGCGGGGAGTCGTTCCGCTTCGCCGTGGTGGGGGATAGCCAGCCGCATAACGCCTACGCCCTTCCCAACAAGGTCTATGGGATGATCCTGGACCGGGTTAACAAACTTGGCGTCGATTTCGTGCTTCATGTCGGGGATGTGGTCGAGGGGTACTGCAATCTCGGCACGTTCAAGCGGCAGCTTACCGAGTTTATCGACTCCTCCAGGAAGCTGAAGGTCCCGTGCTATATCGCGTTCGGGAATCACGACATGAGCGTTCCCCAGGGGAGGGGCGACCTGTCAAGGATGCTGGGGCAGCCGTTCTATCAGTCGTTCCATCACAAGGGTGCGTATTTCGTCCTTCTCAATACGAGCATGCTCGATCCGGATCGGCATGGGGTCCTTTCCGAAGAGCAGTTTCAGTGGCTGTCGAAGATGCTCGCGGAGAACAAGGACAAGAAGCCGATCTTCGTCTGCCTGCACCACCCGGTCTTTTCCAGGGAACCCATCGCGGATTCCCGGCGTCTGCACTCCCTGCTGCTGCGCCACGGCGTCGCGGGCGTATTTTCGGGGCACGAGCATCTCTATCGCGCCGAGGAGCACGATGGTATTCGCTACTACGTCACCGGCGGCGGGGGGGGGCCGCTCTTTCTGGAGGATGACGGCGGGATTTACCATTTTCTCCTGGTCACGGTGGAGGACGGAAACTGGCGGGTGGATCTCCAAAAGGTGGACGGCGGCACCGGGGGCGTGTTCAGGGTTGGGGGGGAGCTTCAGAGCCCCCTTGTCATGAAGACGATCAAGGAGCAGACGGGCGGGATCGGTGCAGCCGACGGAGCGGGGACGACCTCATCCGGCGAGGATGCGGACCTCCGAGCGGGGGCTCTGCGTCTGCAGGCGGGCGAGTACGAGGCCGCGGTCGATGCCTGCCGTCGGGCGCTTATCCCCGATCCCGCCAATATACCTGCCCTTCAGACTTTGGCGCTGGCCCGCATCCTGCAGAACAGGGAGAGATGGGAGGCCTACCCGTACCTGCACACGCGTAAGTCATTCGGCGAGCTTAAGGAACTCAACGACATCTTTACTACGTTGCTCTCCTTGGAGAGCAATGGATCCTCAAGGGCCCAGGCGCTTAACAACTACGCCGTAATGCTCTACCTCGGCGGTCTCGCGCCCGCTGAGGCAATCGAGCAGTATCTCAACGATGCGATCGCGTCGGATCCGACGCTCCCGGAACCGCACGTCAATCTCGGCAACATCCAGTGGCAGGGACAGCGCGTCGGCCCCGCCGGGCTTTCCTATCTCAGGGCACTCAAGCTCGACCCCGGCTGCTCCGCGGCGAAACACAATCTTGCGACGATCCTGGTGTTGGACGGGAAGATAGACGAGGGAATCGACGTTTACCGGGAGCTTGTTGCGCAGGATCCGTCCAACTACAAGGTGTTGAATTCCCTCGCGGATGCGTACCTGCACAGGTATCAGGCCGACCCTGCCCGGACGCGCGATCTCCTCCTGGCGCGCGATACGCTGAGGGAGTCCCTCCGCATCAAACCGTCGCAGACGATGGCGGGTGTCATGCTGCGGAAGATCGCGAAGGATCAGCCGGAATTCCACGAGACCGTCGGCATCCGCTGA
- the hisF gene encoding imidazole glycerol phosphate synthase subunit HisF has protein sequence MEYRRVIPCLDTKDGRLVKGVNFIGLKELGNPAESGAAYSEAGADEIVFLDITATVERRRTFIQSVRQTAARINVPLTVGGGVGSIRSFAELMAAGAARCAINTAAVRKPALVREAAHEFGPDAVVVAIDTRRSAAVPSGYEVVVRGGLDGTGLDAVEWARQVEGLGAGTILPTSMDADGTKAGYDIPMTRLIADAVRIPVIASGGAGTLEHLYEAIAQGHADAVLVASIAHYGTYTIRQMKEYLASRGVPVRL, from the coding sequence ATGGAGTACAGGCGGGTCATCCCGTGTCTCGACACGAAGGACGGGCGGCTGGTCAAGGGGGTCAACTTCATCGGGCTGAAGGAGCTCGGCAACCCCGCGGAGAGCGGCGCGGCCTACAGCGAGGCGGGCGCGGACGAGATCGTCTTCCTCGACATCACCGCCACCGTGGAGCGGCGGAGGACGTTCATCCAGTCGGTGCGCCAGACCGCGGCGCGCATCAACGTGCCGCTTACCGTGGGCGGCGGGGTCGGCAGCATCCGATCGTTCGCGGAGCTGATGGCCGCGGGGGCGGCGAGGTGCGCCATCAACACCGCCGCGGTGAGGAAGCCCGCCCTCGTGCGGGAGGCGGCACACGAGTTCGGTCCGGATGCGGTCGTCGTCGCGATCGATACCCGGAGGTCCGCCGCGGTCCCGTCGGGGTACGAGGTGGTCGTGCGCGGCGGCCTGGACGGCACCGGGCTCGACGCGGTCGAGTGGGCGAGGCAGGTCGAGGGGCTCGGCGCGGGGACGATCCTCCCCACCAGCATGGACGCCGACGGCACGAAGGCCGGGTACGACATCCCGATGACCCGCCTGATCGCGGACGCGGTGCGGATACCGGTCATCGCCTCGGGCGGGGCGGGCACGCTCGAGCACCTCTACGAGGCGATTGCCCAGGGGCACGCCGACGCGGTCCTCGTCGCCTCCATCGCCCACTACGGCACCTACACGATCCGGCAGATGAAGGAGTATTTGGCCTCCCGGGGCGTTCCGGTGCGCCTCTGA
- a CDS encoding ABC transporter permease — MSRPSARFWRVWRRNLDAFLKYFHVNLIGNLGDPVLYLLAMGFGLGSYMGDLQGVPYVQFLAPGIIVSAAMFAATYECTYMSFLKMVHLKTYDAIIATPVNVEDVVLGDIAWGASKALFSGAMMFAVTAAFGLVQSWWALLVIPLILAVGFLFASLAMLVTTLSPNFDFFSYYFELAVTPLFFFSGVFFPLDRFPGWLRAAAFCSPLAHAVSIARSLLLGHRPPHPFLGAALLIIPAVILCLASMRRMRTRLIR, encoded by the coding sequence TTGAGTAGGCCGAGCGCGCGCTTCTGGAGGGTGTGGCGAAGGAACCTCGACGCATTCCTGAAGTATTTCCACGTGAACCTGATCGGGAACCTCGGCGACCCGGTTTTGTATCTGCTCGCGATGGGGTTCGGCCTGGGGAGCTACATGGGCGATCTCCAGGGGGTCCCCTACGTGCAGTTCCTCGCCCCCGGGATCATCGTCTCCGCGGCGATGTTCGCCGCCACGTACGAGTGCACCTACATGAGCTTCCTCAAGATGGTGCACCTGAAGACGTACGACGCCATCATCGCCACGCCGGTGAACGTCGAGGATGTCGTGCTCGGCGACATCGCCTGGGGGGCGAGCAAGGCGCTCTTCAGCGGGGCGATGATGTTCGCCGTGACGGCCGCCTTCGGCCTCGTGCAGTCGTGGTGGGCGCTTCTCGTCATCCCGCTCATCCTCGCGGTCGGGTTCCTGTTTGCGAGCCTCGCGATGCTGGTGACGACGCTGAGCCCGAATTTCGACTTCTTCAGCTACTACTTCGAACTGGCGGTGACGCCGCTCTTCTTCTTCTCGGGCGTCTTCTTTCCGCTCGACCGGTTCCCGGGATGGCTGCGGGCGGCCGCCTTCTGCTCCCCCCTCGCGCACGCCGTATCCATCGCCCGCTCCCTGCTGCTCGGGCATCGGCCCCCGCACCCGTTCCTCGGCGCCGCGCTGCTGATCATCCCGGCGGTCATCCTCTGCCTCGCGAGCATGCGCCGGATGCGGACGCGGCTGATCAGGTAG
- a CDS encoding ABC transporter ATP-binding protein produces MASAVTASGLCKRYGAATAVDGIDFDVREGECFGLLGPNGAGKTTTMKMVYCTLPRSSGALSVLGMDPDRCPAAIKAQLGVVPQDNNLDGDLNVWANLVVYARYFGIPRERAARRAAELLDFVQLSEKRAAEIETLSSGMLRRLLIARGLINDPRLMVFDEPTVGLDPQARHLLWDRMRELKRRNVTLLVTTHYMEEAAELCDRVAIMDRGRILVTGSPRDLVREHIGDEVVELVPDARDGAVVEACLAGLPVTIERTAHKLYIYCRDCAAPLAALMEHGYRDLRRRPALLEDVFLKFTGRNLVE; encoded by the coding sequence ATGGCATCCGCGGTGACGGCGTCGGGGCTGTGCAAGCGCTACGGCGCCGCGACGGCGGTGGACGGCATCGACTTCGACGTGCGGGAGGGGGAGTGCTTCGGCTTGCTCGGCCCCAACGGCGCCGGCAAGACCACCACGATGAAGATGGTCTACTGCACCCTCCCCCGGAGTTCGGGTGCCCTGTCGGTCCTCGGGATGGATCCCGACCGCTGCCCCGCGGCGATCAAGGCGCAGCTCGGCGTCGTCCCCCAGGACAACAACCTCGACGGCGACCTGAACGTCTGGGCCAACCTCGTCGTCTACGCCCGCTACTTCGGCATCCCGCGGGAGCGCGCCGCGCGCCGCGCCGCGGAGCTCCTCGACTTCGTCCAGCTCTCGGAGAAACGCGCCGCGGAGATCGAAACGCTCTCCTCGGGGATGCTGCGGAGGCTGCTCATCGCGCGGGGGTTGATCAACGACCCGCGGCTGATGGTCTTCGACGAACCGACGGTGGGGCTCGACCCGCAGGCGCGGCACCTGCTCTGGGACCGGATGCGCGAGCTGAAACGCCGCAACGTCACCCTCCTCGTCACGACCCACTACATGGAGGAGGCCGCGGAGCTGTGCGACCGCGTCGCGATCATGGACCGGGGTAGAATCCTCGTCACCGGCTCGCCGCGCGACCTCGTCCGGGAGCATATCGGCGACGAGGTCGTCGAGCTCGTCCCCGACGCCCGCGACGGGGCGGTCGTCGAGGCCTGTCTCGCCGGTCTACCGGTCACAATCGAGAGGACGGCGCACAAGCTCTACATCTACTGCAGGGACTGCGCCGCGCCGCTCGCGGCCCTGATGGAGCACGGGTATCGGGACCTCCGGAGGAGACCCGCCCTTCTCGAGGACGTGTTCCTGAAGTTCACCGGGAGGAACCTCGTTGAGTAG
- a CDS encoding pyridoxamine 5'-phosphate oxidase family protein: protein MKLGDYFEKKRGIGVLATANASGEVAIALYARPHAAGGRTIEFIMADRLSRRNLVKNPHAAYLFVERGDGYRGRRLYLTKTGEERDSGRIDALRRTRLGARRRSSGPRFLVSFRVDRVLPLVGPPSGGSRRAGGAGKDVHDGGR, encoded by the coding sequence GTGAAGCTCGGCGACTACTTCGAGAAGAAACGCGGGATCGGCGTGCTGGCGACCGCGAACGCCTCCGGGGAGGTGGCGATCGCCCTCTACGCGCGGCCGCACGCCGCGGGCGGGAGGACTATCGAGTTCATCATGGCCGACCGCCTCTCCCGCCGGAACCTTGTAAAGAATCCGCACGCGGCCTATCTGTTCGTGGAACGGGGGGACGGGTACCGCGGGCGACGGCTGTATCTCACCAAGACCGGCGAGGAGAGGGATAGCGGCCGGATAGACGCGCTCCGGAGGACGCGTTTGGGCGCGCGGCGCCGGTCGTCCGGGCCGCGTTTCCTTGTTTCGTTCCGGGTCGACAGGGTGCTGCCGCTCGTCGGCCCGCCATCCGGCGGGTCTCGGCGCGCGGGGGGGGCAGGAAAGGACGTGCACGATGGCGGGCGCTGA